Proteins encoded together in one Felis catus isolate Fca126 chromosome B3, F.catus_Fca126_mat1.0, whole genome shotgun sequence window:
- the NMB gene encoding neuromedin-B — MTLRAGGARLLGGLLLFALLAAGAAPLSRDSPEPRSRASKIRVHPRGNLWATGHFMGKKSLETPSPFLLGTAPHISLRDQRRQLSHDLPRILLLKKVLGVSLSSPAPHPQEAAGASGAEVPPLMRKIRRRGLDRALPGEELNGTLAVAPSGRKTWPQISVTPLV, encoded by the exons ATGACCCTGCGGGCGGGGGGCGCTCGGCTGCTAGGCGGCCTCCTGCTCTTCGCTCTGCTCGCTGCGGGCGCCGCGCCGCTCAGCAGGGATTCTCCGGAGCCCCGCAGCAGGGCCAGCAAGATCCGAGTGCACCCGCGGGGCAACCTCTGGGCCACCG GTCACTTCATGGGCAAGAAGAGTCTGGAAACCCCCAGCCCATTCCTCTTGGGAACAGCTCCCCACATCTCCCTGAGGGACCAGAGACGGCAGCTGAGTCACGATCTGCCCAGGATCCTCCTGCTAAAGAAAGTTCTGGGCGTGAGCCTTAGCAGCCCAGCACCTCACCCCCAG GAGGCTGCTGGTGCAAGTGGTGCAGAAGTGCCACCATTAATGAGGAAGATACGACGACGTGGCCTGGACCGTGCCCTCCCAGGGGAGGAGCTGAACGGGACCCTGGCAGTGGCCCCATCTGGACGTAAAACCTGGCCTCAAATCTCTGTGACTCCATTAGTGTGA